A single region of the Chrysoperla carnea chromosome 5, inChrCarn1.1, whole genome shotgun sequence genome encodes:
- the LOC123299570 gene encoding zinc finger protein OZF-like isoform X1 codes for MAKNSFHDEINRVSENEEDVKLDKEIKQEIEEYDPWDPLAIRIKEEPTDENEPNDLWDPLQRKIKEEILDESEPVKSDFIENKEIKEEIKEESDDERGELFVNDDLFVDKQEDNESESKIKDEEQSQIQPGDVLEVKIGDNNLSCETCHKKFNSESDLTEHKLTHNEEKSFLCDICGKSFKGYTNLKGHKRNHYREKSYSCDVCETKFYSQSSLTKHKLIHSGEKPFACDECGKSFNVITNLHRHKRVHTGERPFPCDICEKRFSSQGALNQHKIIHTGEKPFSCDYCGKSFNASSYLKEHIRIHTGEKPFSCKECDKRFNSQSRLAQHRRSHSTEKPLFCDVCGKNFKTSSHLIEHKRTHTGEKPFVCEECGKGFTRQSVLNQHKRIHTGEKPFTCDLCGKKFGANNALTKHRRIHTGDLPFTCDVCGKKFNSQSNLNQHKPIHSGPLDRPFTCNYCGKSFNVSSHLAAHVRTHTGERPFTCDVCSKSFNTNSTLTKHKRIHTGERPYVCDICGKGFYSSGDRNKHRKIHTGESKRERLQKKSRGEPSGQWPNPKVALNPKVWQPSGLM; via the coding sequence atggctaaaaattcatttcatgaTGAAATCAATCGTGTGAGTGAAAATGAAGAGGACGTTAAacttgataaagaaataaaacaagaaatagAAGAATATGATCCATGGGATCCATTAGCGATTAGAATTAAAGAAGAACCAACTGATGAAAATGAACCTAATGATCTATGGGATCCACTGCAACGAAagattaaagaagaaatacttGATGAAAGTGAACCGGTTAAAAGTGATTTTATAGAGAATAAAGAAATCAAGGAAGAAATTAAAGAAGAGAGTGATGATGAACGTGGAGAACTATTCGTAAATGATGATTTGTTCGTCGACAAGCAGGAAGATAATGAATCAGAATCCAAAATTAAGGATGAAGAACAGTCACAAATTCAACCTGGAGACGTATTGGAAGTTAAAATtggtgataataatttatcatgtGAAACttgtcacaaaaaatttaattcagaaAGTGATTTAACTGAACATAAACTAACTCACAATGAAGAAAAGtcatttttatgtgatatttgtggTAAAAGTTTTAAAGGTTATACCAACTTGAAAGGCCATAAACGAAATCATTACAGGGAAAAATCTtattcatgtgatgtttgtgaaacgaaattttattcacaaaGTAGTTTAACTAAACATAAACTAATTCACAGTGGAGAAAAGCCATTTGCATGTGATGAATGCGGTAAAAGTTTTAATGTTATTACCAATTTGCATAGGCATAAACGAGTTCATACTGGCGAGAGACCATTTCCATGTGACATTTGTGAAAAAAGATTTAGCTCACAAGGTGCTTTAaatcaacataaaataattcatactggagaaaaaccattttcctgtGATTATTGTGGTAAATCTTTTAATGCTAGTAGTTATTTAAAGGAACACATACGAATTCACACGGGTGAGaaacctttttcatgtaaaGAATGTGATAAAAGATTTAATTCACAAAGTCGTTTAGCTCAACATAGACGTAGTCACAGTACAGAAAAACCATTATTTTGTGATGTTTgtggtaaaaattttaagactAGTAGCCATTTGATTGAACATAAGcgaactcatactggagaaaaaccttttgttTGTGAAGAATGTGGTAAAGGTTTTACTCGACAAAGTGTTTTAAATCAACATAAACGGATacataccggagaaaaaccatttacgTGTGATTTGTGTGGTAAAAAATTTGGTGCAAATAACGCTTTGACTAAACATAGACGAATTCACACGGGAGACTTGCCATTTACCTGTGACGTATGTGGCAAAAAGTTTAATTCACAAAGTAATTTAAATCAGCATAAACCAATTCACAGTGGACCTTTAGACAGACCTTTTACATGTAATTATTGTGGGAAATCTTTTAATGTTAGCAGCCATTTGGCAGCACATGTACGAACTCACACAGGAGAAAGACCTTTTACATGTGACGTTTGCAGTAAAAGCTTCAATACGAATAGCACATTAACTAAACATAAGCGAATTCATACCGGAGAAAGACCATATGTATGTGATATTTGTGGTAAAGGATTTTATTCATCCGGTGATCGTAATAAACATAGAAAAATCCATACTGGGGAAAGTAAACGCGAGCGATTGCAAAAAAAGTCTAGAGGAGAACCATCGGGGCAATGGCCCAATCCAAAAGTTGCATTAAATCCGAAAGTATGGCAGCCAAGTGGTTTAATGTAA
- the LOC123299572 gene encoding phytanoyl-CoA dioxygenase, peroxisomal-like, producing the protein MNSNFRLNVLLNHLGKNKLNHVNLQRTAGSNYEYTQEDTIFTYEMREFYETNGYIIIPKLIEDSYIDTFREHFINICEGKADLGGIVLLKDKSLMSMGAKGEHLINKIQQLSYDPIFEKYILHAKLLDVVQSIIGPNIVAMHSMLINKPPDSGKQTSIHPLHQDLYYFPFRPANRIVAAWTAMETITEDNGCLYAIPGSHKGILQVHRYPDMDVNHGFHGIRGYDDYPKVNLRMEKGDTIFFHPLLIHGSGVNKSKNFRKAISCHFAASECHYIDVRGTLQELIANEVLNLVKKKLGLQIQFEDYYKMNARLVRGREITLI; encoded by the exons ATGAATTCTAATTTTAGACTAAATGTATTGTTGAATCATTTAGGGAAGAACAAACTCAATCATGTTAACTTACAAag AACTGCTGGGAGTAATTATGAATATACACAAGAAGATACAATTTTTACCTATGAAATGCGTGAATTTTACGAAACAAATGGATATATTATCATTCCAAAATTAATTGAAGATTCTTATATTGATACGTTCCg tgaacatttcataaatatttgtgaGGGAAAAGCAGATTTAGGGGGAATTGTTTTATTGAAAGACAAATCCTTAATGAGTATGGGTGCTAAAGGTGAACATCTGATTAATAAG atACAACAGCTATCTTACGATCCAATATTTGAGAAATATATTCTACACGCAAAATTGTTAGATGTAGTTCAATCAATTATCGGGCCAAATATTGTTGCAATGCATTCAATGCTCATCAATAAACCACCTGATTCCGGCAAACAAACATCAATACATCCATTGCATCAG gATCTTTATTACTTTCCATTTAGACCTGCTAATAGAATCGTAGCTGCATGGACAGCAATGGAAACAATTACAGAAGATAATGGATGCTTATACGCAATACCTGGTAGTCACAAAGGAATTTTACAGGTGCATAGATATCCAGATATGGATGTAAATCATGGCTTTCATGGTATAAGAGGCTATGATGATTATCCTAAAGTTAATCTTCGAATGGAAAAAGGTGACACTATCTTTTTCCATCCATTACTAATTCATGGCTCAGGAGTTAATAAATCAAAG aattttcgAAAAGCAATATCTTGTCATTTTGCTGCAAGTGAATGTCATTATATTGATGTCAGAGGCACATTACAAGAACTCATTGCAAATGAAGTGTTGAATTTAGTAAAGAAAAAGCTTGGCTTACAAATTCAATTTGAG gaTTACTATAAAATGAATGCACGTTTGGTACGTGGAAGAGAAATAAcacttatttga
- the LOC123299571 gene encoding phytanoyl-CoA dioxygenase, peroxisomal-like — protein sequence MNANFRLNVLLNHLGKRQVFNVQTQKTSQSYYKYTLDNPILSREQRDFYEENGFLVFRKLVDDDLLERCRQHFVDLCEGRYPKGPMTLMKDVSLRNTGAKGEYLYNKVQDIAFDPVFEQYILYPKILDIVECFTGPNIAAVHTMLINKPPDSGKETSQHPLHQDLHYFPFRPADRIVASWTAMEPVTVDNGCLFVLPGSHREPLQRHEYPDAAVNKGYHGIRGYDHRPKVNLLMDKGDTVFFHPQLIHGSGVNVTTNFRKAISCHYAASDCYFIDVHGTTQENIAKEVEGIAESKFGLNIDFNTIWRMRARVARGLPLNFEANLM from the exons atgaatgcaaattttcgattaaatgtacTTCTAAATCATTTAGGAAAGAGACAGGTTTTCAATGTACAAACTCAAAA gacTTCTCAATCTTATTACAAATACACACTAGATAATCCAATTTTAAGTAGAGAACAAAGAGATTTCTATgaggaaaatggttttctggTATTTCGAAAATTGGTTGACGATGATTTGCTTGAGAGATGTCG aCAACATTTTGTTGATTTATGTGAAGGAAGATATCCAAAAGGGCCCATGACACTAATGAAGGATGTATCATTACGAAACACAGGTGCCAAAGGCGAATATTTATACAACAAG gTACAAGATATTGCGTTTGATCCTGTATTtgaacaatatatattatatccaaaaatattagatattgtTGAATGCTTTACTGGACCAAATATTGCTGCTGTCCATACAATGCTCATCAATAAGCCACCAGATTCTGGAAAAGAAACATCTCAACATCCTTTACATCAG gatTTGCATTATTTTCCATTCCGACCAGCTGATCGAATTGTAGCATCATGGACAGCCATGGAACCGGTTACAGTGGATAATGGTTGTTTATTTGTACTTCCTGGTTCACATAGAGAGCCATTACAAAGGCATGAATATCCCGATGCAGCTGTAAACAAAGGCTATCATGGTATTAGAGGCTACGATCATCGTCCAAAGGTTAATCTTCTCATGGATAAAGGTGATACAGTATTTTTCCATCCACAACTTATACATGGTTCTGGTGTGAATGTAACGACA aattttcGGAAAGCAATTTCCTGTCATTATGCAGCTAGTGATTGCTATTTTATCGATGTTCATGGAACCACTCAAGAAAATATTGCAAAAGAAGTAGAAGGTATTGCTGAAAGCAAATTTggattaaatattgattttaat acTATTTGGAGAATGCGTGCACGAGTAGCTCGAGGCCTACCTCTAAATTTTGAAGCTAATCTAATGTAA
- the LOC123299570 gene encoding zinc finger protein OZF-like isoform X2: MAKNSFHDEINRVSENEEDVKLDKEIKQEIEEYDPWDPLAIRIKEEPTDENEPNDLWDPLQRKIKEEILDESEPVKSDFIENKEIKEEIKEESDDERGELFVNDDLFVDKQEDNESESKIKDEEQSQIQPGDVLEVKIGDNNLSCETCHKKFNSESDLTEHKLTHNEEKSFLCDICGKSFKGYTNLKGHKRNHYREKSYSCDVCETKFYSQSSLTKHKLIHSGEKPFACDECGKSFNVITNLHRHKRVHTGERPFPCDICEKRFSSQGALNQHKIIHTGEKPFSCDYCGKSFNASSYLKEHIRIHTGEKPFSCKECDKRFNSQSRLAQHRRSHSTEKPLFCDVCGKNFKTSSHLIEHKRTHTGEKPFVCEECEKPFTCDLCGKKFGANNALTKHRRIHTGDLPFTCDVCGKKFNSQSNLNQHKPIHSGPLDRPFTCNYCGKSFNVSSHLAAHVRTHTGERPFTCDVCSKSFNTNSTLTKHKRIHTGERPYVCDICGKGFYSSGDRNKHRKIHTGESKRERLQKKSRGEPSGQWPNPKVALNPKVWQPSGLM, from the exons atggctaaaaattcatttcatgaTGAAATCAATCGTGTGAGTGAAAATGAAGAGGACGTTAAacttgataaagaaataaaacaagaaatagAAGAATATGATCCATGGGATCCATTAGCGATTAGAATTAAAGAAGAACCAACTGATGAAAATGAACCTAATGATCTATGGGATCCACTGCAACGAAagattaaagaagaaatacttGATGAAAGTGAACCGGTTAAAAGTGATTTTATAGAGAATAAAGAAATCAAGGAAGAAATTAAAGAAGAGAGTGATGATGAACGTGGAGAACTATTCGTAAATGATGATTTGTTCGTCGACAAGCAGGAAGATAATGAATCAGAATCCAAAATTAAGGATGAAGAACAGTCACAAATTCAACCTGGAGACGTATTGGAAGTTAAAATtggtgataataatttatcatgtGAAACttgtcacaaaaaatttaattcagaaAGTGATTTAACTGAACATAAACTAACTCACAATGAAGAAAAGtcatttttatgtgatatttgtggTAAAAGTTTTAAAGGTTATACCAACTTGAAAGGCCATAAACGAAATCATTACAGGGAAAAATCTtattcatgtgatgtttgtgaaacgaaattttattcacaaaGTAGTTTAACTAAACATAAACTAATTCACAGTGGAGAAAAGCCATTTGCATGTGATGAATGCGGTAAAAGTTTTAATGTTATTACCAATTTGCATAGGCATAAACGAGTTCATACTGGCGAGAGACCATTTCCATGTGACATTTGTGAAAAAAGATTTAGCTCACAAGGTGCTTTAaatcaacataaaataattcatactggagaaaaaccattttcctgtGATTATTGTGGTAAATCTTTTAATGCTAGTAGTTATTTAAAGGAACACATACGAATTCACACGGGTGAGaaacctttttcatgtaaaGAATGTGATAAAAGATTTAATTCACAAAGTCGTTTAGCTCAACATAGACGTAGTCACAGTACAGAAAAACCATTATTTTGTGATGTTTgtggtaaaaattttaagactAGTAGCCATTTGATTGAACATAAGcgaactcatactggagaaaaaccttttgttTGTGAAGAATGTG aaaaaccatttacgTGTGATTTGTGTGGTAAAAAATTTGGTGCAAATAACGCTTTGACTAAACATAGACGAATTCACACGGGAGACTTGCCATTTACCTGTGACGTATGTGGCAAAAAGTTTAATTCACAAAGTAATTTAAATCAGCATAAACCAATTCACAGTGGACCTTTAGACAGACCTTTTACATGTAATTATTGTGGGAAATCTTTTAATGTTAGCAGCCATTTGGCAGCACATGTACGAACTCACACAGGAGAAAGACCTTTTACATGTGACGTTTGCAGTAAAAGCTTCAATACGAATAGCACATTAACTAAACATAAGCGAATTCATACCGGAGAAAGACCATATGTATGTGATATTTGTGGTAAAGGATTTTATTCATCCGGTGATCGTAATAAACATAGAAAAATCCATACTGGGGAAAGTAAACGCGAGCGATTGCAAAAAAAGTCTAGAGGAGAACCATCGGGGCAATGGCCCAATCCAAAAGTTGCATTAAATCCGAAAGTATGGCAGCCAAGTGGTTTAATGTAA